The DNA window GCTTCATTGTATAGCGATTGACCACTTCGATTTTATTGGAAACATTCAGAACGATAAATGCCAAATCACCATTGAAACCGATATCTTGCGCGGTGTCACCAAGGGTAATTGTTGGGTTTACCAATGAAAAAATATTATTTTGTTGAACAAGCAAATCATCCGACAAATAAGAAACGCTGGCGTTTCCTTTGAGGAATCCGCCTTGATTTAAAATCAAAGCACCATTGTCATAATCCCCCAAGGGCGTTTCCTTGCTATCGTCATTATCGGTACAAGAAACAAAAAAAACAGAGCTAACAAAAGCTACTAAAACTAATTTACTGAATTTCATCGTATTAAAAATTAAAGGTTAAATTTATTGTGTAATTCCTACCCGGCATTGGTCGCATACTAACGCTTTGGTAGTTTTTATTGAAAATATTGAGCACATCCAACCCAAGCTGTAGGTTTTTTTTCTTGCCAAAACGATAATCGATTCCTAGATTAGAAACCCAATAATCCTCCAGCGAATAATAGTTGTCTGGTGAAGTGAATACCTCGCCATTATACAAATATTGATAGTAAGCACCAAAATTCTCGAAGGAATACGCCAACGAAGCCGTCATTTTATGAAAGGGAACATAAATCAATTGCTTCTCCGTTAACTCATCTTCTGAAACGGTGTAGGCATAAGTTCCGTTGAAATCAAATTGATTTTTGCCCAGTCTTCGGGTATGATTAAATAAAAATTCTAGACCGTAAGTGGTGACTTCAGCAACATTATTGGGTCTCCAATTTCCGCCAGCATCGGGTGACCATTGGATCAAATCTTGAATTTTAATATAATAATTGGTTATAGAAAAACTAGTGTTATTAAATTTAAAAACGTGACCAAGCTCCCCTTGATAGGAACTTTCCGGTTTTAAATTTGGATTGCCACTGCCCTGCCAATATAAATCGTTAAAAGTGGGGATTCTAAAATTCCGTGATCCGTTAAACTTTAATTGGTAAAAGGAGAATGGCGAATAATTAGTCCCGATAGAAAACAACAAAGGGCTATCGTAATTAGTAGTTATTTCTTTTCTAATGGCTATTTCATAAAGAAATTTTGAAAAAAGTTTGTGTTTCAAAAGTAAAATACCAGAGCCTATTTGCCGTTTATCCTCCCCTATATCACTGCCCGAACCATTAGTTTGAGTGTAATCTAAGATAGAATTGAATTCTATCCTTGAATTTATTTTGTACAACAAATCATATTTGAAAGTAGCTGTTTTGGCCTCACCGTAGCTAAAAATTGAAGTAGAGGCATTTTCAAAATATTTATATTTCTCAGACAGCAAAGCCATTTTCAATTTAGAAGTGAATTGATCGTAACTCCCCACCCATTCGAGTAAATTTCGAGTATTCAAGTCCACATAAATGCTTTTTGATGGAGCAGCAAGTGTCCCGGAAAAATGCCTTTCGCCCTCAAACAAATAGCTGTAAAATTTCAAAACGTTTTTCGAATTCATTCTATATCCCAAGTTCACATTGAAACTCGTATTGTAAAATTGTCCGTTTTCATTCTTTAGATTGGTATCCAAATACTGAAAATCATTATCAGAACTATTGCGGGAAATGCTGGCTTGAGTACTGAATTTTTCCGTTGCCATTTGCATTTTATAGTGTACACCCAGCGTATTAAAACTGCCGTAATTGACTTGCAGCCTATTATCAAATTGGTTTGTAAAACTCAAATCACTATCTAAATGGATGCTTCCGCCAATGGCGCTACTGCCATAAATAGCGCTTCCGCCGCCCGCACGAATAGCCACCGAATTAAAATCTTTGGCTGAAATGGTATTGAAATCCGTCTGACCGTTTAACTGCGAATTGATATTGATTCCGTTCCAGATAACGGCTGTTTGCGAGGCTGTGGTTCCCCGAAACGAAGGCGAAGAAACCATTCCCAGTCCGTTTTCTTTAAAATAAATAACGGAATTGTAATTCAGTAAACTAGTCAGCGAAGTTCTGTTTTTTGACAGAACGGAATCGGTCAGCTTTGCAACAGACTGTGAATTAGAGAATTTTTTTAGTTGGGAATCCGATATTAAAACTTCTTGTAATTTGATAATAGAATCTTGTTGCGCCGATATAAATTGGCACAGCAATAATAAACAAAAAACAAAGCAGTTTTTTAAAGTCATAATTTCTGAACCTTTTTTCCCGAAAGTTCGATATTCGTCATGAAAAAAGGCAGGTCTCCTGGCTTGCGTCTTGTTGTTGACCTTCCCATTTGAAGTTAGAAGTTAGAAGTTAGAGGTTAGAAGTAGTAGACTTCTAACTTTCCTCTTCCTACTTCCCACTTACAGAACAGTGGTTTTGTAGATAACAACAAGCTTTATAGCTTACAGTTGCGGGAACAGCTCGGGATTTAAGATTTTAGATTGCAGATTTTAGATTGCAGATTTAAAAAAAACCTGAAGACTAAACTCCGAAATCAGTGGTCTCTCACCCAATTCCCTTTTAATGTGTTTTCGTAAAAAGTAAAAACACAACCTTAATTCGGTTGCAAATATAGAATATTTGAATTTTAAATTCATTACAATTTGTTTATATATTTGTAATAAATAAAAACGCTATGGAACCGATTATCGTCCATCCAAAAAACAACAAAGAACAAAAAGTGATCAAAGCTTTTCTAGAAGCATTGAAAATTAAGTTTGAAAACCCTAAAACCAAATCCGAGAAGATTGATTATAATCCTGAATTTGTTGCTACTATGGAACGAAGTATCCAAGATGCGAAAGAAGGAAAAGTTACTAGAATCAAACTTGATGATATATGGAAATAGATTTTACTAAAGAAGCAACAGATCATTTGAACTATTTCAAAAGAACAAATGACCAAATGATTCTGAAGAAAATCCGTCAACTTTTAGAAGTAATTGTAGAAACTCCCTATTCTGGAATTGGAAAGCCAGAACCATTAAAACATTATTTGTCTGGACTTTGGAGCAGAAGGATTAATTAAGAACATCGATTAGTTTACGAAGTCCTAGTAGCTGATAATTTAATTTTAATAGATTCCCTAAAAGGTCATTATTAAAATCACCATTATTACTCATCCTCCTTTTTCTTTGAAAGTTTGATAATTAGCCAAACAAAACCAATCAGAAAATGCAAGACGATAATTCCTGCAACGACGTACATAAAAGTATTTGAATCGCCTCTCATCACTTCCTTTTTAACAAATTTACTTTCTTTGATTGGGCTTTAATGTATCAAAAGTTACACAAGTTAAATTTTGTAAAAACAAAAATGATACTTTTGTAGAAAATCACTTTAGATGAAATCTTTACATAATAATGCTATCTGCTTTTTAGTCTTTTTGCTTTTCATCCAATGCAAAGAAGTCCCTAAAAATGAAAATGAAATTGCCTCTTCAAAAAATGAAATTCAATATGCCAAAGGCCTAGAAATCTACAAACACAAAGGTTTTACAATACTGAAAATCACAAATCCTTGGCCCAACGCCAAAGAAAATTTCACCTATATTCTCCAAGAAAAAAACGGAATTATTCCGGATAGCTTGAAGCAATTCACAGTAATTCCAGTTCCTTTAAAATCGATTGTCGTGACCTCAACGACTCACATTCCTGCACTGGAATTGTTGAGCGTCGAAAATACCTTGGTCGGGTTCCCGAATACCGATTACATTTCTTCAGAAAAAACCAGAAAGCGCATTGACACTGGAAAAGTCAGAGAAGTAGGCGTCAATGAAAACCTAAACACCGAAGTTTTAATCGATATGAAACCCGATGTGATTGTTAGTTTTGGCTTGAACAACAGCAATCCTACATTGGATAATCTTCAAAAAAGTGGCCTAAAAGTAATGCTCAACGGCGATTGGACCGAACAATCTCCATTGGGAAAAGCCGAATGGATTAAGTTTTTTGGTGCCTTATATGGATTGGATGCCAAGGCAAACACCATCTTTTCCGAGATTGAAAAGGAATACAATACTACTTTGGCTTTGGCTAAAAAAGCACCAAACAAACCAACGGTTCTCAGCGGCGCAATGTATCAGAAAATATGGTATGTTCCACAAGGTGAAAGTTGGGCTTCTCTATTTTTGAAAGATGCGAAATCCTCTTATTTATGGGCAAAAACGAAAGGAACTGGAAGTTTATCTGTTCCCTTTGAAGCAGTACTAGAAAAAGCGAAAAATGCCGAATTTTGGATTGCTCCCGGTAACTTTTCCTCCCTAAAAGAAATGAGCGACAGCAATCCGCATTACAATGAGTTTGCCTCGTTTAAAAATAAAAAAGTATATTCGTATGCTGTAAAGA is part of the Flavobacterium nackdongense genome and encodes:
- a CDS encoding TonB-dependent receptor plug domain-containing protein; the encoded protein is MTLKNCFVFCLLLLCQFISAQQDSIIKLQEVLISDSQLKKFSNSQSVAKLTDSVLSKNRTSLTSLLNYNSVIYFKENGLGMVSSPSFRGTTASQTAVIWNGININSQLNGQTDFNTISAKDFNSVAIRAGGGSAIYGSSAIGGSIHLDSDLSFTNQFDNRLQVNYGSFNTLGVHYKMQMATEKFSTQASISRNSSDNDFQYLDTNLKNENGQFYNTSFNVNLGYRMNSKNVLKFYSYLFEGERHFSGTLAAPSKSIYVDLNTRNLLEWVGSYDQFTSKLKMALLSEKYKYFENASTSIFSYGEAKTATFKYDLLYKINSRIEFNSILDYTQTNGSGSDIGEDKRQIGSGILLLKHKLFSKFLYEIAIRKEITTNYDSPLLFSIGTNYSPFSFYQLKFNGSRNFRIPTFNDLYWQGSGNPNLKPESSYQGELGHVFKFNNTSFSITNYYIKIQDLIQWSPDAGGNWRPNNVAEVTTYGLEFLFNHTRRLGKNQFDFNGTYAYTVSEDELTEKQLIYVPFHKMTASLAYSFENFGAYYQYLYNGEVFTSPDNYYSLEDYWVSNLGIDYRFGKKKNLQLGLDVLNIFNKNYQSVSMRPMPGRNYTINLTFNF
- a CDS encoding DUF2683 family protein gives rise to the protein MEPIIVHPKNNKEQKVIKAFLEALKIKFENPKTKSEKIDYNPEFVATMERSIQDAKEGKVTRIKLDDIWK
- a CDS encoding Txe/YoeB family addiction module toxin, which produces MEIDFTKEATDHLNYFKRTNDQMILKKIRQLLEVIVETPYSGIGKPEPLKHYLSGLWSRRIN
- a CDS encoding ABC transporter substrate-binding protein is translated as MKSLHNNAICFLVFLLFIQCKEVPKNENEIASSKNEIQYAKGLEIYKHKGFTILKITNPWPNAKENFTYILQEKNGIIPDSLKQFTVIPVPLKSIVVTSTTHIPALELLSVENTLVGFPNTDYISSEKTRKRIDTGKVREVGVNENLNTEVLIDMKPDVIVSFGLNNSNPTLDNLQKSGLKVMLNGDWTEQSPLGKAEWIKFFGALYGLDAKANTIFSEIEKEYNTTLALAKKAPNKPTVLSGAMYQKIWYVPQGESWASLFLKDAKSSYLWAKTKGTGSLSVPFEAVLEKAKNAEFWIAPGNFSSLKEMSDSNPHYNEFASFKNKKVYSYAVKKGAKGGILYFELSPTRPDLVLKDLIKIFHPELLPNHKLYFFQKLD